DNA from Debaryomyces hansenii CBS767 chromosome A complete sequence:
CGAAGCTTTTTCATCATCGAAAATTGTGATTAATTTGGAACTCTTCTTCtataattgttgataattatgGGACATTATATAACATTAGCTACCTGTAACCTAAATCAATGGGCATTGGACTTTGAGGGTAACAGAGATCGTATCATTACCAGTATCATTGAGGCCAAAAAATTAGGTGCTACGCTAAGAGTTGGACctgaattagaaatttGTGGATATGGCTGTTTAGACCATTTCTTAGAGAATGACTTATATGACCATTCGTGGGAAATGTATGGTCACATATTGACTAATCCAAACACTCAAGACATTTTGCTTGATGTTGGTATGCCAATTATACACAAATCCATTAAGTATAATTGTCGGTTACTCTCGTACAATGGGaagatattattaattagaCCAAAGCTTTACTTAGCAAATGACGGTAATTATAGAGAAATGAGGTATTTTACTCCTTGGAATAGACCTAAATACTATGAATCATTCCAATTGCCTAAAAATATTAGCTCTGTTACCGGACAATCCAACGTGACGTTCGGGGATTGTGTTATACAAACGTTGGAAACCACCCTAGGGGCCGAAACATgtgaagaattattcacTCCCCAGTCTCCTCATATTTCTATGGCGTTAGATGGGGTTGAAATCTTCACCAACTCATCCGGATCACATCATGAATTGAGAAAATTAGATACGAGATTACAGTTGATCACAGGGGCCACCAAAAAATGCGGTGGGGTCTACTTGTATGCTAATCAAAAGGGTTGCGATGGTGACAGGTTATACTATGATGGTTGTGCTTGTATTATTGTCAACGGTAAGGTCGTTGCGCAGGCATCTCAGTTTTCCCTTCGTGACGTTGAAGTTGTTTCAGCTACGATCGATCTAGATGACGTTAGGTCTTACCGTAACCAAAAGCTGTCTGCATTCCAATCTGTTTCTCAATCAGATTCAACAGTTTACCATCATATTCCTACTGACATCGAGTTGTCCCCAAATAGTAATGTTTTCAATCCAAATGTAAAACCTTCTCCTTACCGTGATATCAGATACCATCTAcctgaagaagaaatcgcATTAGGACCTGCTTGTTGGTTGTGGGATTACTTGAGAAGATCTAAATGTGCCGGGTATTTCTTGCCTTTAAGTGGAGGTATCGATTCTTGTGCTACTGCAGTTATTGTTCACCTGATGTGTAGATTAGTTGTTAAGTCTTGTGAAGAGGGCGATAAACAGGTTATTTCTGATATTCAATCTTTAACTCATGACCCAGAGTTTGTTCCGAAAACACCACAAGAAGTTGCTGGTAGGTTATTTTACACCAGTTTCATGGGTACTGAAAACTCTTCGAAAGAAACTAGATCGAGAGCTAAGGAGCTATCGGAAAAAGTTGGGTCTCATCATATCGATATGAACATGGACTCTTTGGTAAGCGCTGTTGTCTCCGTTTTTGAAGTTGCCACTGGTAAAAAACCAATTTTTAAGATATTTGGAGGTTCACAGACAGAGAATTTGGCATTACAGAATATTCAAGCTAGGTTACGTATGGTCTTGAGTTATCTTTTTGCTCAATTGTTGCCCTGGACTAGAAACATTTCAGGCGGTTTATTGGTTTTGGGAAGTGCTAATGTTGATGAATGTTTAAGAGGCTACTTGACTAAATATGATTGCTCTAGTGCCGATATCAATCCGATTGGAGGAATCTCCAAGACTGATTTGAAGAGATTTATCGATTGGGCTGACAAGAATTTCGAATTGCCTATATTACATGACTTCTTAACTGCAACTCCTACAGCCGAATTAGAGCCAATAACTCAAAACTACGTCCAAAGCGATGAAGTTGATATGGGTATGACTTATGATGAATTGTCCAGATTTGGTAGATTGCGTAAAGTCGATAAATGTGGTCCCATGGCAATGTTTATTAAATTGTATCATGAATGGTCCCAGCCACCGCTTAACTTGACTGCTGAACAGGTCGCGGAAAAGGTTAAGAGGTTTTGGTTTTTCTATGCCATTAACAGACATAAAATGACTACAATGACACCTTCCTATCATGCTGAACAATATTCTCCAGACGATAATAGATTCGATTTGAGACCATTTTTAATCAATCCTAGATTTCCATGGGCCAGtaagaaaattgatgaagcaGTCGATATAATAAACCAAAGGACTGAAGAAATTAAGAGAGCCAACCTAAGTGTTGATTAATATCTAAGTATAAATATGTACAATGACTTACTTGACTTAACTGTGCGCAATGTAGAAAAAACGAAAATTGATGGATGCAAAATCTACTATATAACAATTTTTATTCAGTTGACTTAACACTGGTGCTTAGTATTAAGATTTGGAACATATCAATGGGATTTATGGCATGCAAAGTACCATATTCTGCTGATTTTGGTCATAAAAGTAATTTTTCGAAATTTTTATTAGTTTTTTTATGAATTTCAGTTAATTCttacaataatataatgaactaataaaattagaaaaataatttcattgtaGGTTCATATTCAATCGTTGACGATAGatttaaatcatatatatattagcGGAAAGAAAGAACCCATACATTTTCTATAACTAATCATGAATCTTGCCACCCCACTTAGGGACAAAACCgaattctttcttcatgTATTCATTAGGAGAATCATTCCTCCTGACAAAATCAACGAGACTGATACTTATTTGCGTTGGTATgtcttcttgaataaaatgTCCCGTATTTTGGGTATTATTGAAGACTATTAACTGATATTTACCTTGCATTTGGCCAATGATTAAATTTGTATCTAAAGTCTCATGCCCGGACAAGACTAGCAATTTGGCTATATGTTGGGTTTTACCACAATTTATGAAATTCTCCGAAAGACCGGTAAACCAGGTTTCCCAGAATGGTTCAGTTTCTTGTAGATTGgttttccaaattaaaCCATTTGGACATTCACGTAGCAAGTCTGGGACACTGACGAGAGCTGATTCTTCGCTATGTAATAGGTGTGACTCTTTTATATGCCAATCGATTGCTTCTTGATAGTCACCGAATGTCGTTGGTCTTTTCCGAACGAACTGCGGCATTGCACTCAACGCCTTAATGGCAGTTTCTTCTACTATATCAAGCACGATTAAACCCTTGAATTTGTAGGCATTATCCGGATTGGCCACAAGGTAGCTTGTCAAAACCGATCCACCTAAAGAATGGcctaataaataaatagaaGACCTTAGTGCATGTTTGGCATGGAATTCATCTATTATAAATTCACAGTCGTTCGTTATCGTGGCTAACGAATAATCAGGTGGAATCGTTGTAGATGAATCACCATGACCTCGCATATCGTAAGTGAATAATCCTGGATATTCGTTGTTCTTGCCATATTCGTTATCTAACGATTGTGCCAATTTGCAAAATGTCATCGAGGAGGAACCTGCTCCATGGTGACATATGAATATGGGTGCATTGGAAGATGATGGCGGCTTGAAATATGTTTGGAATCGGACACCTGATCTTGGATCCGTATAGATATCAGCTATCGGAAACACGTCTCTTTTAGTATCATTATATGTTTCCCGTATATGTCCGTGACGCTCTTCATTTATATCGGTTCTTAGTTCATTTGGAGGTTGAGGTGTTGGGCTGAAATAATTAGAATTAGATTCAGATTCATCAGGGTCTTCAGAAAGCAGAGATAATCCAAAGGCcctttcttgttcttttaTCTTCTTGAGGAATTGTTTATGGAGGCCTGACATTCCAGTTTAAAAAAGCAGGGTATaaacaataacaatttATGCTCGATCTCAGATGAGCTGAAATATTTCTGTCAAAAAGAattacaatataatataaatacaaaCGAAGTTCAGCATGTCTGATATGATACCGACCTTCAGAAATATGGCTATTGCCTTATTCATTGGATACCGAGCTATGATAAACAATGAAACGCCAGTTGCATGTATTTTAGTTTCCAGAAGTacaaatcaaattttaaGTATAGGGTATAATGATACTAATCGGTCGCTAAATGGTACGAGACATGCCGAATTCATAGCTATAGACAAGGTGATGAGTCAAATTCCAGTACACGATAGATCTGATATTGCTAAGATTCAGGGATTTTTTGGTGATGTAATATTGTATGTGACAGTAGAACCATGCATAATGTGTGCATCGGCATTGAAACAGATTGGGATAGGCTACGTGGTCTATGGATGTGGAAACGATAGATTTGGAGGAAACGGAACAATTTTGAGTATCCATcaagataaaatcaataagGCGTATCAAAGCTATGGAGGGGTCTTAAGAACAGAGGCCGTTCAGTTACTAAGAAACTTTTACATTCAAGAGAATGATTCGGCACCGAACCCCAAGATtaagaaaaataaagaGCTAGAAAATAAAGAGTACCCTCCTAATTTAGACTTTAAAGAGTATTTGTCGCCAGAAGAGTTTACTGAATTCTTCGGAGACGAAAGGTTTGCTGCATCATATGATAACAGAGGACGTGAATTAACTCCCGTTCTCAACCATGGATATACATTAAGAGATATACTACATATAGAGGACCTACTTGCGGTATCTGAGTTGAAGGAAATGTATCAAGAGAAGGACTTTGAGGACAAGCTAGAAAATgatttgcaaaatttctATGGATTGTTTTAcgatattgatgaagaaggcaaagttgatttcaataagaTAATAACCAAAATTGACCAAATCGCCCAGATTAATCCAGCTGACCCAGCTGACCCGGTTAATCAAGTGATCCAAGTTGATGGCTTCACTACAGACTTAGACTGTAAGAAGAGGAAACTAAATAAATGAGgcaaaaatattaatacacATCATTGGAATGTACCACAATAATATTATCCTTACAACACTAACGCTAATATCTGCTTAGGTTCGAATAATTAACAGATATGCTGCACTTAAACTGTATTTTTGCATCAACTAATAACAATATCTTCTGTACGCATATAATAACGCATTATCATAGACAGTAATAATAAGACTAAACAATAGATCTATAGACCTAGTCTACCAACCAAAAGTATCGCAACCTGTGTACTTTCATGGATATTTATACAACATTAGTAGTTAATTGTGCTTCTGGCATATTGCGACATTCGTTGATACTAAAATAAATGTCGGGCAgctttaaaattatcatcttaagaatcttcttcttcattcatTATGGATGAGTCAGACGAGGAATATATCGCTCCTCAACATACAGCTGCTGATACACCGAGTGGAGTCCCATCAAATGAAGCTAGCCAAAAAGAATCGCTGGTACCGGCAGATGGTGTTTCAAAGCGGACCAGATCGAGTGGCATGACCCACCAACCTCGAAGTGGTGCAGTAGGTGACTTGAAAAGTTCAAACGGTGGATATGCATGGGAAGATGAATACCAAAGACCGTGGGATATTGTGAAGGATGATGAGGATGGCCGTTCGCTTGAGACCATTATTCAAACTATGATTGAAAATaggaagaaaaaaatcatGAGAAACCCAACTACTCCATTTCAAAGAGGTATCATCAGGACATTAGTTGTGATAATTGATGGTTCACTGGTTATGCTGGAGAAAGATTTAAGGCCTACGAGGTTTTCGATGATGTTATCGTTATTACAGGAATTTGTCgtagaatattttgatcaGAATCCTATATCTCAATTAGGTATAATCATGATGCGTAATGGGGTATCAAACCTCATTAGTGAGGTGAATGGTCTGCCACAATACCATTTGGATAAGATAAGACAATTGAAAAGTCGACAgcataataaatatgagCCAAAGGGTGATCCTTCTTTACAAAATGCATTGGAGATGGCAAGGTCTTTATTGATGTACAATTTTGGTACGAATTTAAACGACACTAAAAATTCTAAGGAAatcttaataatatttggaGCATTATTTACAAGTGACCCTGGTGATATTCATAAAACAATTAATAGCTTAGTAaaagatgaaatcaaaGTCAAAGTCATTGGGCTATCGGCTCAGGTAGCTATCTGCCAAGAATTGgttaataaaacaaataacCCAGGTAAATCGAATACTTTTTGGTCTGCGGGCGGTAATAATTATGGTGTGATTATGAATGAAATTCACTTCAGAGAGCTATTAATGGATTGTGTGATTCCTCTTCCTGTCACTACGAATGCCGTGATAGACGAaaacaattcaaaagaagTACCGATAATTAAAATGGGATTTCCGCTGAAAATTCAGCCTGTTATCACATCTTCTACGTCAAACTTATCTGTCGATTTTCCGCAATTATGTGCATGCCATCCAACTCAAGATTCTCTTGAATCAAAAAATAACGATCCAACAGCAACACTTGGAACAAGAAGTGTAATTGGTTATGAATGTCCTCAATGTAATAATAAGGTTTGCCATTTGCCTACAATTTGTCCAATATGTGGGCTTATGCTAATTCTCTCTACACATTTGGCAAGAtcatatcatcatttggTACCATTAGGAGATTACAAAGAAGTTCCAGTCAGTGAATCATACAGTAGTACATATTGTTATGGATGTTTACTTAAATTCCCTAGTGGAATTAAAAACACAGATGTGAATGAAGACGGTAAAACTAAAATGGATTCCCTTACAAGTTCTAGATACCGTTGTGGAAAATGTCAAAATGATTTCTGCATCGATTGTGATGTTTTTGTTCATGAGAGTTTACATAACTGCCCTGGTTGCGAGaataaatagaataataaataaaacaCGCTATTTTCCATTGGTATTTGTAGTCATTCGACGACCTTGTAATACGAAATAATACGAAATGATACATTTAAGATAAAAAGACTGCACTAAAATATACAAGATAAAAGGTAAATGGTTACTTATTTTCCACCCCAGGCAGAGCCATTGCCCCAAGAACTTTTTCCGcctttattagaattaccCCAGGTAGAATTCCCTCCCCAGGTGGAAGAACCTCCATTCTTTGAATTGCTACCCCAGGTAGAAGcattaccattattattacccCATGCTGAAGCACCTCCGGCGTTACCGCCCCACGTGGAAGCATTTCCTGAATTGTAAGCTGGTGTTTTACCTCCTCCCCAAGATGATTGAGCACCACCACTACCCCAAGCAGTTGCACCACCACCGACTGAAGGAGTTGCACCACCACTACCCCAGGATGATTTACCACCAGATGAAAAGGCAGGAGTTTTAGCAGGTTGATTGAACGAAGCACCACCAAAATTACCTGAAGGATTGGAATTACCAGGACCTGATGAAGCACCAATAAATCTTAAGTATGGGATTGCCTCACCACGGACCAAAACACTCAACAGGTTTTTGGTTACCTTGATCTTCTTGGATTTGGTGTGTAATTCTATTCTAGCGTAAACTTCATCAGCTTCAGTAACTTTACCCATTAAACCTTTATAGTTTCCGCTGTTGACAAGAACATCcttatatatcaatttatcACGACCACCGACACGGGTTTTTAAACCGGCATTAGCGATTGGGTTGGGTAATTTTAAGTTTGGATTCATGCGGTTTAAGTCTGGGCCTAAACTCTTGGATACAATCGAGTCTTTCGTGGTAATTGTACTAACGTTCATACAGTTAGTTACGAACACACccaaattttccaaaatttcattcaGCTTTATGAATAACGaatttttgtaaatatGTAAAATTGCCCCTTCTCTCTTCTTATCACCTAGAACTTCTTTGACCGTATCCCCAATTTTAACAGTAGAACCATTTCTATCCGTTGCAATCTGTTCACGACGACTTAATTCCAACTTTGATGCAATACCGGCTGGGTTTACAGACATCAATCTTCCCTCAGATGTAAGAACCTCAAATGAGCTCTTTTCAGCCTTAACAATGACCCCAACGGTTGAAACATTAAGTTGTACCAAATCATTCAAGTCGTATTTTCCACCTGTAACATCGGTATTCAGTGAAGCATCAGTTGCTTTGATTAAGTAGTTAGCGAAAACTCTGACATCCTGCTTCGTTTGGTCACTTAAAAGAATTACCGAATCATTGTCAATTTTAATAACCAAACCGGTCTCATCAGAATGCTTACCTTCGATAACTCTGACATGATCACCCGCACTAAAAAGTTTTCTTAAATCATTGGCAGGAACAGTCAATCTTTGGTTCACGAACTTAGGATCACCACTATCTGTAACTAAAATCGTAATTTCATTTAAGGAAGTACTTAAAACTTTACCAATTGTTTTCGCTTGTTCACCACGGCGAATTTCAACTTTATCACCAGGTTGGAAAGCACTAGAACGTCCTGCGCCTTCcgaattatttttatttttcaaagatgCAGCAATGGCAGCAAGGTCTAAACCATCTTCCTCCGGATCACCTGTTTGGAAACGatccaattcttccaattttGGATGAACGTCTTTAGTTTGAATGAATTGTAATTTAAAGTCCTTGAAGAGAAAACCTTCGTTGTATTCTTCCCCACGGTAGATGAATGCACGAGGACCTCTACCACTCTGTAAATACTCACCATCATACATTCTAGCTTCTTGTTCGCTAAAAAGACGGGGGATAGGCTTAGTTTTCAGTCTGATTCTTTTGCCGTCTTTATCAAAGTCGTCATTCTTACCATAGTCTAAACGAGGTACCAACTTACAACGAACGTCCAAACCATTTTCTGATAAATTATCCACGATAGCAAGGTCATTCTTATATTTACCACGGGTGATTCTCACATAAATACCTGGAACAATTTCAACATCAGAGGATTTCACTTGCTTAAGCAAATCTGGATATTCACGGACAGGAACCAATAACCTTTGTTTAGCATATATGTTCACCATACCCGTCAAGGCTCTCTCGATTGCCTCTGGCTTCTTAGCTtcgatatatatataaccCTTGAAGGAATCTCTTTGGAATACAGTCAAGATTTCCAATGGGTTCAGTCTTGCCAAAGTCCTCTTCTTTTCGTACAATTTACGAACCAAGTCCTTTTCACGACCCGGGGTACATCTAATAGCATAGATGGCTGGATCGTTAATAGAAGGCATCAATAACTTCTGCGATACGGTACCACTCGCAGTGGTGTCACCCCTATACACAGTATGGGTCTTACGATAACGTTGTTTCAAGGTCTCCGCTAAAACTTCTGCGTCTTGGTCCTCGGCCTCTTGACGACGACGGTCGAATTGTCTGTGAAGCCTATCGTCCTGGTGTTCTCCAGCACTGTCCTTACCATCCATGGTCTCAACACGGCTATCATCTGCAATAAATTGCTCTCTCAATAAttctgcttcttcatcgtcttcGTCCAtctcatcttcttcttcgtcgtcCACTTCGgcttcaatatcaataaactGATTAGCccctcttcttctctttctcttaTTTGAACttacttcttcttcatcttcgtcttcatcttcatcctcGTCGTTCTCATCGTCATTTTCGTCGTCGTTTGCCTCATCACCATTATCTTGCTGTTCCGCACCTTCACCgctattattaattaatgcCTGATCATTTTCGGTAGGCACCTTACTTTCTCCTTCCTCAGAATCTTCCAACAGACGCTTTGAACCTATAGAATATTCTTCCTCAGCGCTTCTcttattttcttccttctcttcttcttcttcatcgatGTCATTTTGATCTCTATCTTGAACTTCATATGCTCCTCCAGCGGTCGAATTATCAGGATGTTCATGTTTGATCACATCATCAGAGGATGTTGTGATTCTGTTTTCCTCTTCAGacattattataatctCTTTTAATGATTGATTTGCTGATAATGAACACTATATTTCCTCTAGTTGTGTTGtattaaaaattaattcaacaatCCATATAATCGGTAAAGTGACACAAAAATGCAAAAACTGGCCAAAAAGTTGTTGCAGGTTTCCtgttaatgataatagtGGGTGTTGGAGGAACTATGGGTAAATGTGGGAAACGGAAGGTTAGTTAAGATGAAGAGATATAAGGGAGGGCGATGGAGAAAAAAAGCCGTAGAAAAAGGGGAGAATCAGGCGAAATGTGAGAATTGCACCCATTTATATCGTTGAGAGGATTATAGTATTGTCGTATTTTTTGGGAGTGTTGTAGTACTTTGGGTTGTAATGGAGAGTATTGGttggaaatgaagaagGAAGGGAATGCTTATTGGAAAGGGATATTAATTGGGGAACGGAATATTTATTAGGGGTGTAAGTCTGTATTCAAGATTGAAAAGTACTGATGAGAAAAGATAATCGATGCACCGAAAACTAGCCACAACTACTGGAAACTACTGGAAACTACTGGAGAGCAGCAACATACTGTCGACCGTGAGTATGCCGCATACTCTTTGTTGCATAGGTTCCTAAGTGGTAGGCAGCCAGTATCATGCTTTTCTGGCTCAGTTATAGAGTCATAAAGTCGTACTCATAGAGTCATAATCGTAGCCATAGTCGTAAAGTCATGTCGTAAAGTTATAGTCGTAGCCATACTCATACTCATATTCATTCTCAGTCCCCTACTCAAACAGTCCGTTACGCAATACAGCAGATGGTTTAAATTACCATCCTCACCAATACCTCAAAGCCATCGCCGATCATTCATCGGCATCTCGTTCACTAAGCCTCCATATGTCCGTATTACCAATAATGCCTGCTCAGCACGTCAAAATTGCGTTATCTATGTAAAAATCATACTGCGCACGATGCCGTTGGATGGCCGATGCCATCGAGTAATTTTTTTAGTTGATCATACTATCAACTCTTAAACAAACACCATCATCTAGTATAAAAATGTCACAAGTTGAAATCAGCGAACTCGCCAAGGAGATCAGAGCTTCATTAAAgcaatttccaaatttcCCAAGTGAAGGAATTTTATTCGAAGACTTTTTGCCAGTTTTCACCAAACCGGACTTATTCCAAAAATTGGTCAGAGCATTCCAATTGCACGTTGGTGAACAAAAAGTGGATTATGTTGTCGGTTTAGAAAGTAGAGGGTTCCTTTTCGGACCTACTTTGGCTTTGGCTTTGGGTGCTGGGTTTGTTCCAGTCAGAAAGGCAGGTAAATTACCAGGCCCAGTGTTCACGGCCGAATTCCAAAAGGAATACGGTAGTGACAAATTCCAAATCCAAAAAGATGTGATCGAAGAGGGAGCCAAGGTTTTGATTGTCGATGATATTTTGGCTACCGGTGGTAGTGCGTCAAGTGCCGGTGAATTGGTCAAGCAGACCGGTGGTGATATCGTTGAATACTTATTTGTCATGGAATTAGACTTCTTGAACGGCAGAGATAAGTTGGACAAGCCTGCATTCACCTTATTGAGTGGACAGGCTGAAAAGTTGCAGAATTAGACGGGCTCTTGGTGCTCGTCTCTGTTGTGCGGTTTTGCTGATTGTAGAGTTAGACATCCAATGAATATactttattaataatatatatatgaagaGTAGGTATATACCCGACTATTATAGAAAGACCCACGTCGTACATATGCTGTATCCGCACACATATTGTTGTCTTAGTCGATAAAAAATCATCCACTCTTGAAGATTAAAAATGCTAATTGGCCAATGTAGAAATATGTGAAAAAACCTTGCTCATGCGTCACATAAGACCCAAAACTCTTTCCAACGATTACATGCCATGTGGCTCCGTACAACTGatctaattctttcttcaaatatgtGGCTATATCCTTTTCAATCTTATAATTTGAAACTGCCTCATTGGATAACTCGAAGATCCTAGTTTGCATCTCCTCTGGCAAATCTGATGCCTTTAAAATCGCTGTTTTTGTTAGTGGATTCCTCATACATCACTGTCCTTCCATACGTACGTTCTTGTTCTTTCTCTGACATCTTGATAATGTTCTatgaatcaatatttacaaaatcTGGTGATTGTTTATCAGTTTTTACTATCGCATTTTGTGTAAATACACATAAGCAGGTCCATAGTAGTGAAATATTTAGTACCCGATACCCAGAGGTCGTATGGAGGTCAATGGCACGTTAAGACTTACATACTTATATACCCCATTAGTCATCCTACATAATTACCGTTTTACATCATACAAAATGGGAGGCAGATGGCTTGTGAAAGGTACGATGGCCATTTTGACTTAGTTTTGAACTCAGTTGGcttttttcaatatgaTATCTCgctttttgaaattctcTATAGGTAACTGCAATGGGTGAAACGTTGCATACAATGTGGACTGAAGCACA
Protein-coding regions in this window:
- a CDS encoding DEHA2A01650p (highly similar to uniprot|P49435 Saccharomyces cerevisiae YML022w APT1 adenine phosphoribosyltransferase) — encoded protein: MSQVEISELAKEIRASLKQFPNFPSEGILFEDFLPVFTKPDLFQKLVRAFQLHVGEQKVDYVVGLESRGFLFGPTLALALGAGFVPVRKAGKLPGPVFTAEFQKEYGSDKFQIQKDVIEEGAKVLIVDDILATGGSASSAGELVKQTGGDIVEYLFVMELDFLNGRDKLDKPAFTLLSGQAEKLQN
- a CDS encoding DEHA2A01672p (similar to uniprot|Q02647 Saccharomyces cerevisiae YDR424c DYN2 dynein light chain 1), giving the protein MSEKEQEPILKASDLPEEMQTRIFELSNEAVSNYKIEKDIATYLKKELDQLYGATWHVIVGKSFGSYVTHEQGFFTYFYIGQLAFLIFKSG